One genomic region from Streptomyces sp. NBC_01431 encodes:
- a CDS encoding DUF4189 domain-containing protein, translated as MVNRKINEADNGGWDVVYKEYSANVLPQLDTAALEAAVALVGEPGFTEGKWLCEKTAWPAATVLRQGRACGFLMRAVPDRFYFTLRSLTGTTPGTRRLANLEYLLNDDSYVAGIGLAISDRERLALLADLATTLTKLHRMGISVGDLSPKNLLFTTAPRPECFLIDCDAARLRGATVLPQAETPDWQLIAGEEKATRPGDVYKFTLLAIRLFARDQTCTDPAVLAGISPILANMAREGLNRDPAFRPAPSQWAEQLAATVRTASKAPTVASPAHTAGQRPLARPPTPAGIGPRPGRLPGHAAGSATIPGGIRVSGKAAGAIAAVVLAAILAIAAPHMHDADSSDTGVTPRPQVLVDPTHPTDPDTPTQETTTKPAQDTTDDNTPAPAPTTALPLPALPAPPPLLPPPPLPPPPPPRPNYYGAIAVSQDGSIGKSWDYKSASAAQEGALSRCRGTGCKVLTTFVNSCGAVAYNSNSRQYWGGHGATPAEAEDNAISHVGGGRWLAYVCTTRN; from the coding sequence GTGGTCAACAGGAAGATCAACGAGGCCGACAACGGCGGCTGGGACGTGGTCTACAAGGAGTACAGCGCTAACGTCCTGCCCCAACTCGACACTGCCGCTCTGGAGGCGGCCGTAGCACTCGTCGGTGAGCCGGGCTTCACCGAAGGCAAGTGGCTGTGCGAGAAGACCGCGTGGCCCGCGGCCACGGTCCTACGCCAGGGCCGCGCCTGCGGATTTCTCATGCGTGCCGTGCCCGACCGCTTCTACTTCACGCTCCGGAGCCTGACCGGAACAACCCCCGGAACCCGAAGGCTCGCCAACCTGGAGTACCTGCTCAACGACGACTCCTACGTCGCCGGAATCGGCCTGGCCATCAGTGATCGTGAGCGGCTCGCCCTGTTGGCCGACCTGGCCACCACGCTCACCAAGCTCCACCGCATGGGCATCTCGGTCGGGGATCTCTCTCCCAAGAACCTTCTCTTCACCACCGCCCCGCGGCCCGAGTGCTTCCTCATCGACTGCGACGCCGCGCGGCTGCGGGGCGCGACCGTTCTGCCCCAGGCCGAGACGCCCGACTGGCAGCTCATCGCCGGGGAGGAGAAGGCGACCCGGCCCGGCGACGTCTACAAGTTCACGCTGCTCGCCATCCGGCTTTTCGCCCGTGACCAGACCTGCACTGATCCGGCCGTCCTGGCAGGAATCAGCCCCATACTCGCGAACATGGCCCGCGAAGGGCTCAACCGAGACCCGGCCTTTCGCCCTGCTCCCTCCCAGTGGGCCGAACAACTGGCCGCGACGGTCAGGACGGCGTCAAAGGCTCCCACCGTGGCATCCCCGGCACACACCGCCGGCCAGAGGCCGCTCGCACGGCCACCGACACCAGCCGGCATCGGCCCACGGCCGGGGCGCCTGCCAGGACACGCTGCAGGGTCGGCGACCATCCCGGGCGGCATCCGGGTGTCCGGCAAGGCGGCTGGGGCCATAGCCGCTGTCGTCCTGGCTGCGATCCTCGCCATCGCGGCCCCGCACATGCACGACGCGGACAGCTCCGATACTGGGGTCACACCGCGCCCCCAAGTCTTGGTGGACCCCACCCATCCCACCGACCCGGACACGCCGACACAGGAGACAACGACGAAACCTGCCCAAGACACGACGGACGACAACACCCCCGCCCCTGCCCCGACGACCGCCCTGCCGCTGCCCGCGCTGCCGGCGCCGCCCCCGTTGCTGCCACCGCCCCCGTTGCCGCCACCGCCCCCGCCACGGCCGAACTACTACGGCGCCATCGCCGTGAGCCAAGACGGCAGTATCGGCAAGTCTTGGGACTACAAGTCCGCGAGCGCCGCACAGGAAGGGGCGTTGTCGAGGTGCCGGGGAACGGGCTGCAAGGTCCTCACGACGTTCGTCAACAGCTGCGGTGCCGTCGCTTACAACTCCAACTCCCGCCAATACTGGGGAGGTCACGGCGCCACGCCGGCCGAAGCCGAGGACAATGCCATCTCTCATGTGGGTGGCGGTCGCTGGCTCGCCTACGTTTGCACCACTCGGAACTGA
- a CDS encoding protein phosphatase 2C domain-containing protein gives MRVASIRGAKHRYYEQPRQDAARAAVHEATGNVVFAVADGVSSATSAEFGAAEACRSTLERMLHLLSQGQEPPDFRDVVEFAAEGLRRLARRRLNKEEPEPAEVAGLYATTLVAGVVRPDPAGPIVSLCRIGDSGAWLLDPSRTTTPTGRYQPLFDAKTGPDDLILSNDVSPLPHVPDPLPVTSTRLAAHEALLIGTDGFGDPLGEGDGQVGALFAHHLAQPPTLLWFAHLVDFTRETFDDDRTLLAIWPRTTRAPR, from the coding sequence ATGCGAGTTGCCTCCATCCGGGGGGCCAAACACCGCTATTACGAGCAGCCGCGCCAGGACGCTGCCCGTGCGGCGGTGCACGAGGCGACCGGCAATGTTGTGTTCGCTGTCGCCGATGGCGTATCGAGCGCCACGAGCGCCGAGTTCGGAGCCGCTGAGGCGTGCCGGTCCACCCTGGAGCGGATGCTCCACCTGCTCTCCCAGGGGCAGGAGCCGCCGGACTTCCGGGATGTCGTCGAGTTCGCCGCCGAAGGGTTGCGCCGGCTCGCACGGCGGCGACTGAACAAGGAGGAGCCCGAGCCGGCCGAGGTGGCGGGGCTGTATGCGACGACGCTCGTGGCCGGTGTGGTGCGTCCCGATCCGGCAGGCCCCATCGTGTCGCTCTGCCGAATCGGTGACTCCGGGGCGTGGTTACTCGATCCGTCGAGGACGACGACCCCAACCGGCCGGTATCAGCCGCTGTTCGACGCCAAAACCGGGCCGGACGACCTGATCCTCTCGAACGACGTGTCGCCACTGCCCCACGTGCCCGATCCGCTGCCGGTGACCAGCACACGCCTGGCCGCTCATGAGGCACTGCTCATCGGCACCGACGGCTTCGGCGACCCGCTCGGCGAGGGGGACGGCCAGGTCGGCGCGCTGTTCGCGCACCACCTCGCCCAACCGCCGACGCTGCTCTGGTTCGCCCACCTCGTCGACTTCACCCGGGAGACCTTCGACGACGACCGGACGCTGCTCGCGATCTGGCCCCGCACCACCAGGGCGCCGCGATGA
- a CDS encoding vWA domain-containing protein, producing the protein MAEVKGVLLPAYVLADESGSMAPYVQELSNGLVSLCEGLRSEPMIAAKLRLAVLGFSDDVQVRLGVADMRTETSLPQVVIRGLTNYEAAFDDLLGRIPTDVQWLRSEGYRVHRPVVFFLSDGQPTDGGTWRKPHAQLTDKARTPTSPNIIACGIGDAQPATMLEVATRPEFAFVAKPGTDIGQAISEFFHALTASLVASGQALHSASPQLVIQKPDQFTMAIDEV; encoded by the coding sequence ATGGCGGAGGTCAAGGGTGTGCTGCTGCCGGCCTATGTTCTGGCCGATGAGTCGGGCTCGATGGCGCCCTATGTACAGGAACTGTCCAACGGTCTGGTCTCGTTGTGCGAGGGACTGCGGTCCGAACCGATGATCGCCGCCAAGCTGCGCCTGGCGGTGCTCGGCTTCTCCGACGATGTCCAAGTCCGTCTCGGCGTGGCCGACATGCGCACCGAGACCAGCCTTCCGCAAGTGGTCATCCGAGGCCTCACCAACTACGAGGCGGCGTTCGACGACCTGCTCGGCCGTATCCCGACCGACGTCCAGTGGCTGCGCAGCGAGGGCTACAGGGTGCACCGGCCCGTCGTGTTCTTCCTCAGCGACGGTCAGCCCACCGACGGCGGTACCTGGCGAAAGCCGCACGCACAGCTCACGGACAAGGCGCGGACGCCGACTTCGCCCAACATCATCGCCTGCGGGATCGGCGATGCCCAGCCGGCCACGATGCTCGAAGTGGCGACACGCCCCGAGTTCGCCTTCGTCGCCAAGCCGGGCACCGACATCGGCCAGGCCATCTCCGAGTTCTTCCACGCGCTCACCGCGAGCCTGGTCGCTTCGGGTCAGGCACTCCACTCGGCAAGCCCGCAACTTGTGATCCAGAAGCCCGATCAGTTCACGATGGCGATCGACGAGGTCTGA